The proteins below are encoded in one region of Limnochorda pilosa:
- a CDS encoding carbohydrate ABC transporter permease: MRIPRVRRTWFSILVILGVGISIGPYVWTLLTSLKTEDELFQVPVTYLPQVPTFENYVNVFAQNPFGRFILNSLIVCTVATTVVLVLGSLAGYAFGRLRFPGKGPLLLGVLAFSTLPVMSLIVPLYTIVQGLGWLNSYLGLIIPYVTWTLPLAVFILTNFFRQISKNLEESAWIDGATRLGALRHVIAPLSGPGLVSAATITFVNIWNDFLIGFTLVSQREMRTVTVGITMYQSEFAFPWGTITAAVSIATIPVAILLLFGQRWVTSGLTAGAIKG; this comes from the coding sequence GTGCGGATACCCCGTGTGAGGCGTACCTGGTTTTCTATTCTGGTGATACTCGGTGTGGGCATATCCATCGGCCCGTACGTCTGGACCCTCCTCACTTCCCTGAAGACAGAAGACGAGCTCTTCCAGGTTCCTGTCACCTACCTGCCCCAGGTACCGACGTTCGAAAACTACGTCAATGTGTTCGCTCAGAATCCCTTTGGACGGTTTATCCTCAACAGTCTGATCGTCTGCACGGTAGCGACCACGGTCGTCCTGGTGTTGGGCTCCTTGGCGGGCTATGCCTTCGGTCGCCTCCGGTTCCCAGGGAAGGGACCGCTCTTGCTCGGAGTCCTGGCTTTCTCTACACTGCCGGTGATGTCGCTCATCGTCCCCCTCTACACAATCGTTCAAGGCCTTGGATGGCTCAACTCGTACTTGGGGCTCATCATTCCTTACGTCACGTGGACGCTCCCCCTCGCCGTCTTCATCCTCACCAACTTCTTCAGGCAGATTTCGAAGAACCTTGAGGAGAGCGCCTGGATCGACGGTGCCACGCGCCTGGGGGCGCTTCGCCATGTGATCGCGCCGTTGAGCGGTCCTGGTCTGGTCTCGGCGGCGACCATCACGTTCGTCAACATATGGAACGACTTTCTGATCGGCTTCACGCTCGTCTCGCAGCGGGAGATGCGGACCGTCACCGTCGGGATCACCATGTACCAGAGCGAGTTTGCCTTTCCGTGGGGGACGATCACGGCTGCCGTCTCCATCGCGACCATTCCGGTCGCGATCCTCCTGCTGTTCGGTCAGCGCTGGGTCACCTCGGGGCTGACGGCCGGGGCTATCAAAGGATGA
- a CDS encoding ABC transporter substrate-binding protein, whose amino-acid sequence MRRTPMGWMVLTLALCLNLSSVVTAQSTQITFQMLLQGGDIVANQIRDIVAQFEAKNPDIDVDIVFVPGTSGDLHTRLVTQFAARDRTVDVMSIDVIWPPSFARAGWLEPLDSYVDSEDVARYTPGAIDAVTIDGRLYAIPWYYDVGLLYYRTDLLEKYGFEPPTTWDELKAQSAAITRGEGDPVLNGLLFQGARIEALTDTYLEMLWGMGGDVLGENGRVILDDGKGLAALELLLSMVNEGVTPRGIVEQATDTTRLNFQAGRAVFLRNWTYAWALFNGSDSTVRGKVGISTLPSNAGYPTASTLGGWFLAINATSDSKEAAWRFVEFMTDTQAQKLMGARLSYLPSLLSVYGDPEVLDVNPQFQDLLPVVESARARPAVPEYAEISAAMQTALNAALAGQIRAEEAVQRMVQDIRRILGR is encoded by the coding sequence GCACCCAGATCACGTTTCAGATGCTCCTGCAGGGCGGTGACATCGTCGCCAATCAGATCCGCGACATCGTCGCGCAGTTTGAGGCCAAAAATCCGGACATCGATGTTGACATCGTGTTCGTGCCGGGGACCAGTGGCGATCTGCACACCCGGTTGGTGACCCAGTTTGCCGCACGCGACCGGACCGTGGACGTGATGAGCATCGATGTCATCTGGCCGCCCAGCTTCGCACGGGCCGGATGGCTCGAGCCTCTCGACTCGTACGTTGATTCGGAAGACGTCGCACGCTACACGCCTGGAGCGATTGACGCTGTCACCATCGATGGCAGGCTATACGCCATCCCCTGGTACTACGATGTCGGGCTCCTCTACTACCGAACCGACCTGCTAGAAAAGTACGGCTTCGAGCCACCGACTACCTGGGACGAACTCAAGGCTCAATCGGCTGCCATCACCCGGGGCGAGGGCGATCCGGTTCTCAATGGCCTCTTGTTCCAGGGAGCGCGCATCGAAGCGCTCACCGACACCTACCTTGAGATGCTTTGGGGTATGGGCGGTGACGTCTTAGGCGAGAACGGGCGGGTGATCCTGGACGATGGCAAGGGACTGGCTGCGCTCGAGTTGCTCCTGAGCATGGTGAACGAAGGGGTGACACCTCGGGGGATCGTCGAACAAGCAACCGACACGACCCGACTCAACTTCCAGGCCGGTCGCGCCGTCTTCCTCCGCAACTGGACGTATGCTTGGGCGCTCTTCAATGGCAGCGACTCGACTGTGCGCGGGAAGGTCGGGATCTCCACCCTTCCCAGCAACGCTGGGTACCCCACTGCGAGCACGCTCGGTGGATGGTTCCTGGCCATCAATGCGACCTCGGACAGCAAAGAGGCGGCGTGGCGGTTCGTGGAGTTCATGACCGATACGCAGGCGCAGAAGCTAATGGGCGCCAGGCTGAGCTACCTGCCTTCGCTCCTTTCCGTGTACGGGGATCCCGAGGTCCTCGATGTCAACCCACAGTTCCAGGACCTTCTGCCCGTGGTCGAGTCGGCGCGTGCCCGACCCGCAGTGCCCGAGTACGCGGAGATCTCCGCCGCTATGCAAACCGCGCTTAACGCGGCGCTGGCCGGGCAGATCAGGGCAGAAGAGGCAGTCCAGCGGATGGTGCAGGATATTCGGCGCATTCTCGGTCGATAG
- the fsa gene encoding fructose-6-phosphate aldolase, producing MELFLDTAQVDEIREARDWGVLDGVTTNPSHVAASGRPFLEVVREICALVDGPVSAEVTATLADEMMEQGRLLSRVAPNVVVKVPATREGIKAIRQFSDEGISTNATLVFTPAQALLAAKAGATYVSPFVGRLDAIQHHGMELVEQIRRIHDNYSFPTKLLVAAVRHPDHVVEAALIGADAATLRLDVLRSLYEHPLVNIGLQQFLDDWARIPNAFRRYEL from the coding sequence ATGGAGTTGTTCTTGGATACAGCGCAGGTGGATGAGATCCGGGAGGCAAGAGATTGGGGAGTCCTGGATGGCGTCACCACCAATCCGTCACACGTGGCTGCTTCTGGGCGGCCATTCCTAGAGGTGGTACGCGAGATCTGCGCCCTGGTCGACGGTCCGGTCAGTGCCGAGGTGACTGCAACCCTGGCCGACGAGATGATGGAGCAAGGCCGACTGCTTTCGCGGGTTGCGCCGAACGTGGTGGTAAAGGTACCGGCCACCAGAGAGGGCATCAAGGCGATAAGGCAGTTCTCGGACGAAGGGATCAGTACAAATGCTACCCTGGTCTTCACCCCTGCTCAAGCGCTGTTGGCTGCCAAGGCAGGCGCTACGTACGTGAGTCCGTTTGTTGGAAGGCTTGACGCCATCCAGCACCACGGAATGGAACTGGTCGAGCAGATCCGCCGTATCCATGACAACTACTCATTCCCAACGAAACTACTGGTGGCGGCGGTGCGCCATCCCGATCACGTGGTGGAGGCGGCGCTGATTGGTGCAGATGCCGCCACCTTGCGCTTAGATGTTCTTCGGTCTCTCTACGAACATCCGCTTGTCAATATAGGATTGCAACAGTTTCTAGATGACTGGGCTCGCATCCCGAATGCGTTTCGACGGTATGAATTGTGA
- a CDS encoding glycoside hydrolase family 31 protein — protein sequence MQPSEWLGLQPRPVDALTHIESIRALEGSAGIELLGRLASGRAVRLRIEAARTGVVRIQFGPVERYGGRNVPSSPGHDSKVTFRPVNDPPGAESGPSGFAEIADALKGPHRFTANGLRLTVSGDPFRLQIEEAVSGQLFLKTADGDTDVMLRTRVPGFALQLHAELQGALQTEQAVMGLAVGPDEAFFGLGEQFGPLNLRGRRVQLLNLDAMGVGTDAAYKNVPFVLSSRGYGLFWNTYARMVHDVAYPQTSLYSYRVVSDEPVFDLWFFYGPSPGEVLRRYTELTGRPEVPPLWAFGLWMSRCWYETQEEVETVAARMKAERLPCDVLVLDGRAWLDLRTRCDFQFDRTRYPEPESLVADLRALGIRVCLWEYPYVSVHSRLFPEAASKGYLLRDSSGKPYMIHFPKEAFNQQLTAFPDSGIVDFTNPEAVQWYQELHRPLFQMGVSVFKTDFGEQVPPDAVASNGLTGSALHNAYALLYNEAVYEATRRFTGEPVVWARSGWACSQRFPIHWGGDPPATWDGLAATIRGGLSLSLSGFSYWSHDIGGFYGPKPSQELYIRWTQFGVFSPFARFHGTTPREPWYYGEEAMSIFRKYAKIRYRLIPYLVAAAWESNRSGLPMMRAVILEAPDQEVAKSADLEYLLGSDLLVAPLTRPGGARRVYLPPGTWIDVWEGRIHRGPTHIDVVVPLDRIPVFARGESVIPLGRGAIGEEIPHVGEATWKPVRLEYFADPQTQSGDASVEVWAALATSVSERFSGEAANDRVSVPVRYHLKRDGSTLSLWQTGTDPWTGWLRWHGIDVEKVERVWVNGQACPRMDPFDPGASLFDLEAGKEGSGVGWHRKGRVLSIPVHILPGGVICHVEVALAAN from the coding sequence ATGCAACCGTCCGAGTGGCTCGGGTTGCAGCCGCGTCCGGTGGATGCACTGACCCATATCGAGTCGATAAGGGCGCTCGAAGGGAGCGCAGGGATCGAGCTTCTGGGCCGTCTCGCCTCCGGGCGGGCCGTTCGGTTGCGAATCGAGGCGGCGCGGACAGGCGTGGTCCGCATCCAGTTCGGGCCTGTGGAGCGATACGGCGGGCGCAACGTGCCGAGTTCGCCAGGCCATGACAGCAAGGTAACGTTTCGGCCCGTGAACGACCCGCCTGGCGCGGAATCTGGACCCTCGGGCTTCGCTGAAATCGCCGACGCCCTGAAGGGGCCCCACAGATTCACCGCGAACGGGTTACGTCTCACGGTCAGTGGAGATCCCTTTCGTTTACAGATCGAAGAAGCAGTGAGTGGACAGCTGTTTCTGAAGACCGCCGACGGGGACACGGACGTGATGCTTCGCACACGGGTGCCAGGTTTCGCGTTGCAGCTTCACGCGGAATTACAGGGGGCGCTTCAGACCGAACAGGCCGTGATGGGCCTCGCGGTAGGGCCTGATGAAGCCTTCTTCGGCCTTGGTGAACAGTTCGGCCCACTCAACCTGCGCGGGCGCCGAGTGCAACTCCTGAACCTGGACGCGATGGGAGTGGGAACCGACGCTGCGTACAAGAACGTGCCCTTCGTATTGAGTAGCCGCGGCTACGGTCTATTCTGGAACACCTACGCTCGCATGGTGCACGACGTCGCCTACCCTCAGACCAGCCTGTACAGCTACCGCGTGGTGAGCGACGAGCCCGTCTTCGACCTGTGGTTCTTCTACGGCCCCAGTCCCGGCGAGGTTCTCCGTCGCTACACGGAGTTGACGGGTCGACCCGAAGTGCCGCCCCTTTGGGCTTTTGGGTTATGGATGTCTCGCTGCTGGTACGAGACTCAGGAAGAGGTCGAGACGGTAGCCGCTCGAATGAAGGCCGAGAGACTCCCCTGCGATGTGCTTGTACTGGACGGGCGGGCATGGCTCGATCTGAGGACGCGCTGCGACTTCCAGTTCGATCGCACGCGCTACCCAGAACCGGAAAGTCTCGTCGCGGACTTGCGAGCGCTCGGAATCCGGGTTTGCCTCTGGGAATACCCCTATGTCTCTGTACACAGCCGACTGTTCCCCGAGGCAGCGTCCAAAGGGTATCTGCTTCGAGACTCCTCAGGTAAGCCGTATATGATCCATTTCCCTAAGGAAGCGTTTAACCAGCAGCTGACAGCTTTCCCGGACAGCGGGATCGTGGACTTCACCAACCCCGAGGCGGTCCAGTGGTACCAGGAGCTACACCGTCCGCTCTTTCAAATGGGAGTCTCAGTTTTCAAAACAGACTTCGGCGAGCAGGTGCCGCCCGATGCGGTGGCCTCGAACGGGCTCACGGGAAGCGCGCTGCACAATGCATACGCCTTGCTTTACAATGAGGCCGTCTACGAGGCCACGCGAAGGTTCACCGGTGAGCCGGTAGTTTGGGCGCGATCCGGTTGGGCGTGCTCTCAGCGATTCCCGATCCACTGGGGCGGCGACCCCCCTGCAACGTGGGACGGCTTAGCCGCCACGATACGGGGCGGACTCTCCCTCAGCCTTTCGGGCTTCTCTTACTGGAGTCACGACATCGGGGGCTTTTACGGTCCCAAGCCGTCACAGGAACTCTACATTCGGTGGACCCAATTCGGCGTGTTCAGTCCGTTCGCTCGTTTCCACGGAACAACACCCCGAGAACCATGGTATTACGGTGAGGAAGCCATGTCCATCTTTCGCAAGTACGCGAAGATACGCTACCGCTTAATCCCGTACTTGGTTGCTGCAGCGTGGGAGAGTAACCGTTCCGGGCTGCCGATGATGCGAGCCGTGATTCTTGAGGCGCCAGACCAGGAGGTGGCCAAGAGTGCTGACCTTGAATACCTACTCGGCTCGGACCTCCTGGTGGCTCCGCTGACCCGGCCCGGAGGAGCGCGGCGGGTGTATCTTCCACCGGGCACGTGGATCGACGTGTGGGAGGGGAGGATACATCGCGGGCCCACACATATCGACGTCGTGGTGCCGCTCGACCGGATCCCCGTGTTTGCCAGAGGGGAGTCTGTCATCCCGCTGGGTAGGGGTGCCATTGGAGAGGAGATCCCCCACGTCGGGGAAGCGACGTGGAAGCCGGTCCGCCTGGAGTATTTCGCCGATCCCCAAACGCAATCAGGCGACGCAAGCGTGGAGGTGTGGGCAGCCCTGGCAACATCAGTATCGGAGCGTTTCAGCGGGGAAGCCGCCAACGATCGTGTATCTGTCCCAGTACGGTATCACCTGAAGCGTGACGGCTCAACATTGTCTCTCTGGCAAACTGGGACCGATCCGTGGACTGGATGGCTGCGCTGGCATGGGATCGACGTGGAGAAGGTAGAGCGCGTTTGGGTCAATGGTCAAGCCTGCCCGCGGATGGATCCATTCGATCCTGGAGCAAGCCTATTTGACCTCGAAGCAGGCAAGGAGGGTAGCGGTGTCGGGTGGCACAGAAAAGGACGGGTCCTTTCGATTCCCGTGCACATCCTACCTGGCGGTGTGATCTGTCACGTCGAAGTGGCATTGGCTGCGAACTGA
- a CDS encoding acyl-CoA dehydrogenase family protein — MPGLETETLHHKLGVRAGNTGGIHLREVRVPASHLLGEEGERFKIAMSALDNGRLTVAAGVTGTARVCLEESVRYAKERETFGKPIAEHQLVQQMMARIAEGYESSRLLYSWAV; from the coding sequence ATGCCCGGGCTGGAGACGGAGACCCTCCACCACAAGCTGGGCGTTCGGGCGGGGAACACGGGCGGCATCCACCTGCGGGAGGTGCGGGTGCCCGCCTCGCACCTGCTGGGCGAGGAGGGCGAGCGCTTCAAGATCGCTATGTCGGCCCTGGACAACGGTCGCCTCACGGTGGCGGCGGGGGTGACGGGCACGGCGCGGGTCTGCCTAGAGGAGAGCGTGCGGTACGCGAAGGAGCGGGAGACCTTCGGCAAGCCCATAGCCGAGCACCAGCTCGTGCAGCAGATGATGGCCCGCATCGCCGAGGGCTATGAGAGTAGCCGCCTCCTTTACTCCTGGGCGGTTTGA
- a CDS encoding carbohydrate ABC transporter permease: MSETSAERQVIDAERQRALERQGNRRRMGGSEGGFAALLLGPTVAFLSIFGLFPLGRSVWMSLRSYKLSQPWTGFPFVGLQNYLRIFSDHAVMDAIRVTLVYVLVTVTFQVIFGLVIALLLHPPYRGRGVTRTLMLLPWTLSPVLAGVMWSWMFNSSHGVINDLLIRLGLVSLEQPILWLGDPDLALWSVMAAAVWGASSYCALLLLAGLQGIPDELYEAARIDGASGMRSFWTMTLPLLRPAVMVAVTLRTLGALQAFDLPYAMTGGGPGNATQTLPMYIHQYTFGFLDFGYGSALAVVLMLIGLTLAIVYVRALSSEEA, encoded by the coding sequence ATGTCTGAGACGTCGGCGGAACGGCAGGTGATCGACGCTGAACGCCAGCGAGCCTTAGAACGGCAAGGGAACCGGCGCCGGATGGGCGGCTCGGAGGGCGGCTTCGCCGCCCTCCTCCTAGGCCCTACCGTCGCCTTCCTAAGCATCTTTGGACTATTTCCGCTGGGTCGGAGCGTTTGGATGAGCTTGAGGAGCTACAAGTTGAGTCAGCCGTGGACCGGTTTCCCCTTTGTCGGGCTGCAGAATTACCTTCGGATCTTTTCGGACCATGCGGTGATGGACGCCATCCGCGTCACCTTGGTCTACGTGCTAGTCACGGTCACGTTCCAGGTGATCTTCGGTCTCGTAATCGCGCTCCTGTTGCATCCCCCCTACCGGGGTCGAGGTGTGACGCGAACACTTATGCTCCTGCCCTGGACTCTTTCGCCCGTGCTGGCTGGGGTCATGTGGAGCTGGATGTTCAACAGCTCGCATGGGGTGATCAACGACCTCTTGATCCGCCTGGGACTCGTCTCGCTGGAGCAACCGATCCTGTGGTTGGGTGACCCCGACCTCGCCCTCTGGAGTGTGATGGCCGCTGCCGTGTGGGGTGCTAGCTCCTACTGTGCTCTGCTCCTGCTGGCGGGTCTGCAGGGGATCCCAGACGAACTCTACGAAGCGGCGCGCATCGACGGCGCCTCAGGTATGCGCAGTTTCTGGACCATGACGCTTCCGCTGCTTCGCCCGGCGGTCATGGTCGCAGTAACCCTTCGCACACTCGGCGCGTTACAGGCTTTCGACCTGCCCTATGCCATGACCGGAGGCGGTCCCGGTAACGCAACGCAGACCCTACCCATGTATATCCACCAGTACACATTCGGCTTCCTTGACTTCGGTTACGGTTCGGCACTGGCCGTCGTTTTAATGCTGATCGGTCTTACTCTGGCCATAGTGTACGTCAGGGCGCTCTCGAGCGAGGAGGCGTGA